A stretch of Helicobacter pylori oki112 DNA encodes these proteins:
- a CDS encoding 3-oxoacid CoA-transferase subunit B, with translation MREAIIKRAAKELKEGMYVNLGIGLPTLVANEVSGMNIVFQSENGLLGIGAYPLEGGVDADLINAGKETVTVVPGASFFNSADSFAMIRGGHIDLAILGGMEVSQNGDLANWMIPKKLIKGMGGAMDLVHGAKKVIVIMEHCNKYGESKVKKECSLPLTGKGVVHQLITDLAVFEFSNNAMKLVELQEGVSLDQVKEKTEAEFEVRL, from the coding sequence ATGAGAGAGGCTATCATTAAAAGAGCGGCAAAGGAATTGAAAGAGGGCATGTATGTGAATTTAGGGATAGGCTTGCCCACGCTTGTGGCTAATGAAGTGAGCGGGATGAATATTGTTTTCCAAAGCGAGAACGGGCTATTAGGGATTGGCGCTTACCCTTTAGAGGGGGGCGTTGATGCGGATCTCATTAATGCAGGCAAGGAAACCGTGACCGTGGTGCCGGGCGCTTCGTTTTTCAACAGCGCGGATTCGTTTGCGATGATTCGTGGGGGGCATATTGATTTAGCGATTTTAGGAGGGATGGAAGTCTCACAAAATGGGGATTTGGCTAATTGGATGATCCCTAAAAAGCTCATAAAAGGCATGGGAGGGGCTATGGATCTGGTGCATGGCGCTAAAAAAGTGATTGTCATCATGGAGCATTGCAACAAATACGGGGAGTCTAAAGTGAAAAAAGAATGCTCATTGCCCTTAACAGGAAAAGGCGTGGTGCATCAATTGATAACGGATTTAGCGGTGTTTGAGTTTTCCAATAATGCCATGAAGTTAGTGGAATTGCAAGAAGGTGTCAGCCTTGATCAAGTGAAAGAAAAAACAGAAGCTGAATTTGAAGTGCGCTTATAG
- a CDS encoding CoA transferase subunit A, giving the protein MNKVITDLDKALSGLKDGDTILVGGFGLCGIPEYAIDYIYKKGIKDLIVVSNNCGVDDFGLGILLEKKQIKKIIASYVGENKIFESQMLNGEIEVVLTPQGTLAENLRAGGAGIPAYYTPTGVGTLIAQGKESREFNGKEYILERAITGDYGLIKAYKSDTLGNLVFRKTARNFNPLCAMAAKICVAEVEEIVPAGELDPDEIHLPGIYVQHIYKGEKFEKRIEKITTRSAK; this is encoded by the coding sequence ATGAACAAGGTTATAACCGATTTAGACAAAGCATTGAGCGGGTTAAAAGACGGGGACACTATTTTAGTGGGCGGTTTTGGGCTGTGCGGGATACCCGAATACGCCATTGATTACATTTATAAGAAAGGCATCAAGGATTTGATTGTCGTGAGCAATAATTGCGGCGTTGATGATTTTGGGCTTGGCATTCTTTTAGAAAAAAAGCAGATTAAAAAGATTATCGCTTCCTATGTGGGGGAGAATAAGATTTTTGAATCGCAAATGCTGAACGGAGAAATTGAAGTCGTTTTGACACCACAAGGCACGCTGGCTGAAAACTTGCGCGCTGGAGGGGCTGGGATACCCGCTTACTACACCCCAACCGGAGTTGGGACTCTGATCGCTCAAGGCAAGGAATCAAGGGAGTTTAACGGCAAGGAGTATATTTTAGAAAGAGCGATAACGGGCGATTACGGGCTTATCAAAGCCTATAAAAGCGACACTCTTGGGAACTTGGTGTTTAGAAAAACGGCTAGAAACTTTAATCCCTTGTGCGCGATGGCGGCAAAAATATGCGTCGCTGAAGTGGAAGAAATTGTCCCGGCCGGGGAATTAGACCCAGATGAAATACACTTGCCAGGAATCTATGTGCAACACATCTATAAGGGCGAGAAATTTGAAAAACGGATAGAAAAAATCACAACAAGGAGCGCGAAATGA